A window from Salvia miltiorrhiza cultivar Shanhuang (shh) chromosome 2, IMPLAD_Smil_shh, whole genome shotgun sequence encodes these proteins:
- the LOC131011205 gene encoding probable rhamnogalacturonate lyase B, with protein MSKRNVTLSANGSNIIMDNGLVRLTIMKPQGLLTAIKYAGIDNLLDLKSNQLNRGYWDINWNLPGGQDRYQLLRGSEYNVINLSNDNVEVSFKSSYDPSIAGTRLPLSVDQRYIVRSGVSGFYCYAIYERPQGCPAFDLAQTRMVFKLHRDRFHYMAITDEKQRIMPMPDDLLPGRGKQLIVPESVLLLNPINPDLKGEVDDKYQYSMDNKDGGVHGWISSNPSVGFWIIFPSHEFRNGGPTKQNLTCHTGPTCLAMFHGSHYIGDDMVAHFEQGEVWRKVLGPFFVYLNTTKDVSQSYNLWTDAKKQRLTEESLWPYDFISSPYYLTYKERGSATGRLFVQDRYVSESLIPAKSAFVGLSAARTAGSWQIESKDYQFWVQTDIEGNFSIKNVVPGVYGLHGWVPGFIGDYLNQQLLTISAGSETQVGNVRYVAPRDGPTVWEIGYPDRTAAKYFVPDVNPIYVNKLFLNTPEKYRQYGLWDRYTDLNPKSDQIYTIGVSDAKKDWFFAHVDRRIGDNKYVPTTWEIRFNLKLVVAGIYKLRLALASATRSDLEVHVNQMNAEQLVFQVINLGADNAVCRHGIHGLYQLFIVDISSTLLINGDNCLFLTQARAGDALCGILYDYLRLEAPSN; from the exons ATGTCAAAGAGAAATGTAACTCTGTCTGCCAATGGTTCCAAT ATTATAATGGACAATGGATTGGTACGGCTTACAATAATGAAACCACAAGGACTGCTGACCGCCATAAAGTATGCAGGAATAGACAATTTATTAGACCTCAAATCCAACCAACTTAACCGAGG TTACTGGGACATAAACTGGAACTTGCCAGGAGGCCAGGACCGATACCAATT GCTAAGAGGATCCGAATACAACGTGATAAACTTGAGCAACGATAACGTGGAGGTGTCGTTTAAGAGTAGCTACGATCCTTCGATTGCTGGGACTAGACTTCCCCTCAGTGTAGATCAGAg ATACATTGTAAGGAGTGGAGTATCGGGTTTCTACTGCTACGCCATCTACGAGCGGCCTCAAGGATGCCCTGCATTCGATCTTGCTCAAACACGAATGGTCTTTAAGCTGCATCGCGACAG GTTTCATTACATGGCGATCACGGACGAGAAACAACGCATAATGCCAATGCCAGATGATCTGTTGCCAGGGAGAGGCAAACAACTTATTGTACCTGAGTCTGTTTTGCTTCTTAATCCCATTAATCCAGACCTCAAGGGAGAG GTTGATGATAAATACCAATATTCGATGGACAACAAGGATGGTGGGGTCCATGGATGGATAAGCTCCAACCCTAGTGTGGGCTTCTGGATCATCTTCCCCAGCCATGAGTTTCGCAATGGCGGGCCCACCAAGCAAAATCTCACGTGCCACACCGGTCCCACTTGCCTCGCT ATGTTTCACGGAAGCCACTACATTGGGGACGACATGGTTGCTCATTTCGAACAAGGTGAAGTATGGAGAAAGGTGTTGGGCCCCTTCTTCGTCTACCTCAACACCACCAAAGATGTTTCCCAGTCTTACAATCTATGGACAGATGCAAAGAAGCAG AGGCTAACGGAGGAGTCGTTATGGCCGTACGATTTCATCTCTTCACCATATTATCTTACGTACAAGGAGCGCGGCTCTGCTACAGGAAGACTCTTTGTCCAAGATAG ATATGTTTCAGAATCCCTCATTCCTGCTAAGTCTGCATTTGTTGGGCTGTCAGCTGCAAGAACGGCGGGCTCTTGGCAAATCGAAAGCAAG GATTACCAATTCTGGGTGCAGACAGATATAGAGGGAAACTTTAGCATAAAAAATGTTGTACCAGGAGTTTATGGCCTTCATGGGTGGGTTCCAGGGTTTATTGGTGATTACCTCAACCAACAACTCCTTACAATCTCTGCAG GATCAGAAACACAGGTAGGTAATGTGAGGTACGTGGCTCCACGAGATGGCCCAACCGTGTGGGAGATTGGTTACCCTGATCGCACCGCAGCTAAATATTTTGTGCCAGATGTCAACCCCATCTATGTCAACAAGTTGTTCCTCAACACCCCCGAAAA GTATAGACAATATGGACTATGGGATAGATACACAGACTTAAATCCCAAGTCTGATCAAATCTATACTATAGGCGTGAGTGATGCAAAGAAAGACTGGTTCTTTGCTCATGTGGATAG GAGGATTGGAGACAATAAGTATGTTCCAACAACGTGGGAGATCAGATTCAACCTGAAATTGGTTGTTGCAGGAATTTACAAGTTGAGATTGGCTCTTGCCTCAGCCACCCGCTCCGACTTGGAG GTTCATGTTAATCAAATGAATGCTGAGCAACTAGTGTTTCAAGTGATAAATTTGGGAGCCGACAACGCAGTTTGTCGACATGGAATCCATGGACTTTACCAGCTTTTTATTGTTGATATTTCATCGACATTGTTGATCAACGGCGACAATTGCTTGTTTCTCACCCAAGCAAGGGCTGGTGATGCACTTTGTGGAATTCTTTACGATTACTTAAGGCTAGAAGCTCCATCAAATTGA
- the LOC131011203 gene encoding uncharacterized protein LOC131011203: MPSLLSVNTCCLHFTALRCSYPQSIREIEVQNSQNIKYNGTIQGLKYIWRTEGFRVLFKGNGTNYARIVPNSAVKFFSYEQASKGILYLYQQQTGNGCEPKYFTDGVSVASGNFLAAKRRGVVEGIDYGSTGEVKKVDVSRIQLLGKIFVQSGNNIKLC, encoded by the exons ATGCCTTCGTTGTTATCCGTCAATACTTGTTGTCTCCACTTCACCGCATTGCGTTGCAGTTATCCACAATCAATTCGTGAAATTGAG GTTCAAAATTCACAGAATATAAAGTACAATGGTACTATTCAAGGGTTGAAGTACATATGGAGAACTGAGGGATTTAGGGTCTTGTTCAAAGGGAATGGCACTAATTATGCTCGAATTGTCCCAAATTCAGCTGTAAAATTCTTCAGCTATGAGCAAGCATCCAA GggtatattatatttatatcagCAACAAACTGGAAATG GATGTGAACCTAAATATTTTACAGATGGTGTTAGTGTTGCAAGTGGTAATTTCCTGGCAGCTAAG AGAAGAGGAGTAGTAGAAGGAATTGATTATGGATCAACGGGTGAAGTTAAGAAAGTAGATGTTTCTCGTATAC AACTATTGGGAAAGATTTTTGTCCAATCGGGAAACAATATCAA GCTCTGCTAG